A single region of the Schistocerca serialis cubense isolate TAMUIC-IGC-003099 chromosome 7, iqSchSeri2.2, whole genome shotgun sequence genome encodes:
- the LOC126412182 gene encoding uncharacterized protein LOC126412182 — protein MAYNIKDSNRSPSRASADCSVSLRAAGLLSGFVAFPLAAPTLGRSRLCTPSPVAPSSPLPAHMDMDPSSLDDPTPHGPECTDITSIANYLREPPWTLHLLANLKTCPVCERCQKFLRGCSYGRCQLRAPGYTLSNNAHPFPFHLPTSSKDVHQFEEGGETPESTAPKVISHIRNTCSATAVWVGSRNYTKVCQGLQLTTHGHHECG, from the exons ATGGCCTACAATATCAAAG ACTCCAACCGATCACCATCCAGGGCTTCAGCAGATTGCTCTGTCTCCCTTCGGGCAGCAGGGCTTCTCTCTGGCTTTGTGGCATTTCCTCTGGCTGCCCCAACCCTAGGACGCAGTCGCCTCTGCACGCCTTCACCAGTGGCACCATCTTCCCCTCTGCCAGCCCACATGGACATGGACCCGTCATCACTGGACGACCCTACCCCCCATGGACCTGAGTGCACTGACATCACCTCCATTGCCAACTACCTTCGAGAACCACCATGGACGCTTCACCTCCTGGCTAACCTGAAGACCTGCCCTGTGTGTGAACGCTGCCAAAAATTTCTCAGAGGATGCTCATACGGCAGATGTCAGTTGCGGGCACCAGGCTATACCCTCAGCAACAATGCTCACCCCTTCCCTTTCCACCTTCCAACATCCTCTAAAGATGTGCATCAATTTGAGGAGGGAGGGGAGACTCCAGAAAGTACTGCACCAAAAGTAATAAGCCACATTCGAAACACTTGCAGTGCAACAGCTGTATGGGTTGGCAGTAGGAACTATACCAAGGTCTGCCAGGGACTGCAGCTGACAACCCATGGGCATCATGAATGTGGATAA